The Podospora pseudopauciseta strain CBS 411.78 chromosome 2 map unlocalized CBS411.78m_2, whole genome shotgun sequence genome has a window encoding:
- a CDS encoding uncharacterized protein (EggNog:ENOG503PCRR) — translation MICADRQAWTGEPEKEMSGPVHWLFKLGTAPASGPQLDWRNFIAQKARLFDHLSHLPSPIAPGSVFAFVPISSYHGVNATTTIESSASTTSMAPTITERAAFLARLHFGVTVPLLALALVPFCARIYVRIWPVWRLGWDDAFIIAGLACSIIDWGLLVPEMHIHPGDISMDEVREAVFVAYFAIPIWAISMTLIKTSIVLTLLRLPLKKSWRIGLYVIAAVQVTYCVADMQYLFFKCRPFHAAWDIMVPLRERKCPSLHTDIIVSSIGSAINITTDLLLSVAPMFILWNLRRPLRERVVICILTGMGLFASVASIMKAVVVADWRNVDDQWEMAMSIATWTILEQLISLFAACCPSLKGPIQALLSKCGVSLTRQNTNVSFVHIPSRMRENRLRREAREWLGENDLQPPRRGPSELIAVIDEESERSKNNSSLVLPPLPGSKTLVPQFLLRRQKDGA, via the exons ATGATTTGTGCCGATCGTCAAGCATGGACCGGGGAGccagaaaaagaaatgtCAGGACCAGTTCACTGGTTGTTCAAATTGGGAACAGCCCCGGCTTCTGGACCTCAACTTGATTGGCGCAATTTCATCGCCCAGAAAGCACGGTTGTTTGATCATCTATCCCATCTTCCATCTCCAATTGCCCCTGGGTCTGTTTTCGCATTTGTTCCCATTTCATCCTACCATGGTGTAAACGCAACCACCACAATCGAATCCAGCGCCTCAACGACCTCGATGgcacccaccatcaccgagagGGCAGCGTTTTTGGCCCGCCTCCACTTCGGAGTCACCGTCCCACTCCTGGCACTTGCTTTGGTTCCCTTTTGTGCAAGAATATATGTGCGAATATGGCCGGTCTGGAGActgggatgggatgatgcCTTCATTATCGCTGGGCTG GCCTGCTCCATTATCGACTGGggcctcctcgtcccagAGATGCATATACACCCGGGAGACATCAGCATGGACGAAGTTCGAGAAGCTGTCTTTGTGGCATATTTTGCCATTCCGATATGGGCTATCAGCATGACTTTGATAAAGACGTCCATTGTCTTGACTTTGTTGCGATTACCCCTGAAAAAGTCATGGAGGATAGGCCTATACGTGATCGCTGCCGTTCAAGTCACCTACTGCGTGGCCGACATGCAGTATCTCTTCTTCAAATGTCGACCATTCCATGCTGCCTGGGATATCATGGTCCCTCTGCGCGAGCGAAAATGTCCCAGCCTCCATACAGACATTATAGTCTCCAGCATCGGCTCCGCAATCAACATTACCACCGACCTGTTGCTTTCTGTTGCTCCGATGTTTATCCTTTGGAACCTACGCCGTCCGCTGAGGGAGAGGGTCGTGATATGCATCCTGACAGGGATGGGCTTATTCGCCAGCGTCGCGTCGATCATGAAGGCCGTGGTCGTTGCTGATTGGAGGAACGTGGATGATCAGTGGGAGATGGCCATGTCGATTGCTACCTGGACCATTCTCGAGCAGCTCATCTCGCTTTTTGCTGCATGCTGCCCTTCGCTCAAAGGGCCGATCCAGGCCTTGCTGAGCAAATGCGGTGTTAGTTTGACCAGACAGAATACAAATGTGTCTTTTGTGCACATTCCATCGAGAATGAGAGAGAACcggctgaggagggaggccAGAGAGTGGTTGGGTGAGAACGACTTACAACCTCCACGTCGAGGCCCATCTGAACTTATCGCTGTCATCGACGAAGAAAGCGAACGGTCAAAGAACAACTCTTCGTTGGTGTTGCCTCCTCTTCCGGGTTCAAAGACCCTGGTACCTCAGTTTTTGTTGCGCCGCCAAAAGGATGGAGCATGA
- a CDS encoding uncharacterized protein (EggNog:ENOG503P2GJ), with protein sequence MSTTSYRTATAGSQWPPSYNSTTAAIGANTDRSIGQPPDFDPPTPPTSRPWSPPVPRSEISTQPWPFSDGGGTTIVDRTVKKRVSATKWFLAGIVVALLIIIAILGGVFGSRLATQNSSSSSNGSSGGDSGNEPGGTVSQGKPTAFPDPSGSRGNSGGNATPTSPTDSSPTFESNSVCQGNICPSVLSVAQYASPPTAFLFGLGQDNAVWYRTTNGEKWLSDWESLGGDMISQPSAASLDNNLVDVFVYAKNNTIQTKRFYNGKWNDTWTELGKAITSPPYAVACGDSQMDVAIRGTDGGLYRIYYKPYAGWSGWESHGGGLSSYPVIGCGPGPWRMAVLGFRGTAQPLFTTTWLGAWTGWVEAGGDFRGQLAIASRTVEESFVFGITVNRTMEYYNWTKTGDAETNNLVDLGGSFQSTPVVYVSGPDRLDVLAVGRDDRLKHKALIKQKWAEEWQDLGGAFNSTPAVVSLVRGKVSVYGLGVNGMLFHGTWKVGKEFEWSGGPEWLADGGELSLTGMKFSGV encoded by the exons ATGTCAACAACATCATATCGCACTGCTACCGCGGGAAGTCAATGGCCGCCCTCCTACAACTCTACAACGGCCGCAATCGGGGCTAATACTGACCGATCAATTGGACAACCGCCGGACTTTGACCCTCCGACACCTCCTACAAGTCGTCCTTGGAGTCCACCAGTTCCACGATCCGAGATCTCTACACAGCCATGGCCGTTCAGTGACGGAGGCGGGACTACTATTGTTGACCGAACTGTCAAGAAGAGAGTATCGGCGACAAAGTGGTTCCTGGCTGGGATAGTCGTGGCGCTTCTTATCATCATTGCCATCCTTGGGGGTGTGTTTGGAAGTCGCTTGGCAACGCAAAACTCTTCTAG TAGCTCGAATGGCTCTTCTGGGGGTGACTCAGGTAATGAACCCGGAGGAACCGTCAGCCAGGGAAAACCAACTGCCTTTCCCGACCCTTCAGGCAGCCGTGGCAATTCAGGCGGAAACGCAACGCCTACTTCCCCAACCG actcctcgccaaccttcGAATCCAATTCAGTCTGTCAAGGCAATATCTGCCCCTCTGTCCTCTCCGTTGCGCAGTACGCTTCGCCTCccaccgccttcctcttcggccTCGGGCAAGACAACGCGGTATGGTACCGCACCACCAACGGCGAGAAGTGGCTCTCTGACTGGGAGTCACTGGGCGGTGACATGATTTCCCAACCTTCCGCCGCTTCGTTGGATAACAACCTGGTGGATGTGTTTGTTTATGCAAAGAATAACACTATCCAAACGAAAAGGTTTTACAACGGGAAATGGAACGACACTTGGACTGAGCTCGGGAAGGCGATTACCAGTCCGCCCTATGCAGTAGCGTGTGGTGATTCACAAATGGATGTGGCGATCAGAGGGACGGATGGGGGCTTGTATAGGATCTACTACAAGCCGTATGCTGGCTGGTCAGGATGGGAGAgtcatggtggtgggctgtCATCGTACCCGGTTATTGGGTGTGGACCGGGACCGTGGAGAATGGCGGTACTTGGGTTTCGAGGCACAGCCCAGCCGTTATTTACCACCACTTGGCTCGGTGCTTGGACAGGATGGGTCGAGGCAGGGGGGGACTTCAGGGGGCAGCTGGCCATCGCTTCGAGAACAGTCGAAGAGAGTTTTGTGTTTGGGATAACGGTAAACAGAACTATGGAATACTACAACTGGACCAAGACTGGGGATGCGGAAACGAACAACCTGGTGGATTTGGGAGGGAGTTTCCAGTCCACTCCGGTGGTGTATGTTAGTGGGCCGGATAGGTTGGATGTGTTGGCTGTGGGGAGGGATGATAGGTTGAAGCATAAGGCGTTGATTAAGCAGAAGTGGGCGGAGGAGTGGCAGGATTTGGGGGGCGCGTTTAATAGTACACCGGCTGTGGTGTCGTTGGTAAGGGGGAAGGTGTCGGTTTATGGGTTGGGGGTAAATGGCATGTTGTTTCATGGGACGTGGAAGGTTGGGAAAGAGTTTGAGTGGAGTGGGGGGCCGGAGTGGTtggctgatgggggggagtTGTCGTTGACGGGGATGAAGTTTAGTGGGGTTTAA